One part of the Streptomyces sp. NBC_00286 genome encodes these proteins:
- a CDS encoding Lrp/AsnC family transcriptional regulator — translation MDDIDRAILRELQVDGRIPYADLGPKVGLSPSAARLRLQRLIDTKAVQVVGVTDPMTMGRQTMALLGLRTDGDSRAVADELSRHDEVVYTVLTAGAFDLFAEVVCPQPRDLLDFINDVVRPVEGVASVESFPYFAIHTHRFLWHVD, via the coding sequence ATGGACGACATCGACCGGGCCATCCTGCGGGAGCTGCAGGTCGACGGCCGGATCCCGTACGCCGATCTGGGACCGAAGGTGGGGTTGTCACCCTCGGCCGCGCGGCTCCGGCTACAGCGGCTGATCGACACCAAGGCGGTCCAGGTCGTCGGAGTGACCGACCCGATGACGATGGGCCGGCAGACGATGGCACTCCTGGGCTTGCGCACCGACGGCGATTCCCGGGCGGTCGCCGATGAACTGTCCCGGCACGACGAGGTCGTGTACACGGTCCTGACGGCCGGCGCCTTCGACCTGTTCGCGGAGGTGGTGTGCCCTCAGCCCCGGGATCTTCTGGACTTCATCAACGACGTCGTGCGGCCCGTCGAGGGTGTCGCATCCGTGGAGAGCTTCCCCTACTTCGCGATCCACACGCACCGCTTCTTGTGGCACGTCGACTGA